A genome region from Brassica oleracea var. oleracea cultivar TO1000 chromosome C2, BOL, whole genome shotgun sequence includes the following:
- the LOC106323069 gene encoding protein LIGHT-DEPENDENT SHORT HYPOCOTYLS 1, with protein sequence MELISQQANKNPNTLTQSTPPSSSRYENQKRRDWNTFCQYLRNHRPPLSLPSCSGAHVLEFLRYLDQFGKTKVHHQNCAFFGLPNPPAPCPCPLRQAWGSLDALIGRLRAAYEENGGPPEANPFGSRAVRLFLREVRDFQSKARGVSYEKKRKRVNRLKMQTQPPLQLQQQQEQQPQQGQSMMANYSGATV encoded by the coding sequence ATGGAGTTGATCTCACAGCAAGCAAACAAGAACCCTAATACCTTGACACAATCAACACCTCCTTCCTCAAGCCGGTACGAGAACCAGAAACGCCGTGACTGGAACACCTTCTGCCAATACCTCCGGAACCACCGTCCTCCGCTCTCTCTCCCGTCGTGCAGCGGCGCACACGTGCTAGAGTTCCTCCGCTACCTCGACCAGTTCGGGAAAACAAAGGTCCACCACCAAAACTGCGCCTTCTTCGGCCTCCCAAACCCTCCCGCGCCTTGCCCTTGCCCTCTCCGACAAGCCTGGGGTTCACTCGACGCCCTAATCGGCCGCCTCCGTGCCGCCTACGAGGAGAACGGTGGCCCTCCCGAGGCTAACCCCTTTGGCTCACGCGCCGTCAGGTTATTCCTCCGTGAAGTCAGAGACTTCCAGTCCAAAGCTCGTGGTGTTAGCTACGAGAAGAAGAGGAAGAGAGTCAACAGGCTGAAAATGCAAACGCAGCCGCCTCTTCAGCTGCAGCAACAACAAGAACAGCAGCCGCAACAAGGTCAGTCTATGATGGCTAATTACTCGGGTGCAACAGTATGA
- the LOC106327651 gene encoding putative protein FAR1-RELATED SEQUENCE 10 gives MASKPLNNIWIRRQQCPCGDWKCYIRLEGDESTTTYNLTKTEIESTSPSSPSPQLSTPYVGQIFRTDDEAFEYYTAFARKTGFSIRKARSTESQNLGVYRRDFVCYRSGFNQPRKKANVEHPRERKSVRCGCDAKLYLSKEVTEGGTTQWYVSQFSNVHNHELLEDEQVRLLPAYRKIQQTDQERILLLSKAGFPVNRIVKLLELERGVQLPFIEKDVRNFVRACKKSVQESDALLNEKRESDLMELLESCKGFAERDIGFVYEFTSDESGKVESLAWAYGECVQGYSMFGDVVVFDTSYRSITYGLLLGVFFGMDSNGNAILLGCVLLQDESCSSFTWALQTFVRFMRGGHPQTIVTDIDTGLKDAIERELPNTNHAVFMWHVVSKLGSWFSQALGSHYDEFRAGFEMLCRAGTVDEFEQQWDLLISRFGLVPDRHAALLYSCRATWSPCCVRQHFLAQTMTPEFSMSIDSFLKRIVAEPTCMQALLEEVSVAASLAKQIPQRVPYPTMKTCMPMEDHARAVLTPYAFSVLQNEMVLSLQYAVAEMANGPYILHHFKKMEGECCVFWNLENEEIHCSCKEFEHSGILCRHSLRVLAVKNCFHIPEQYFLVRWRQESSLVTEENQNGMGIGDDCVQTFQSLTETLLTESMVSKDRFDYTNQELSALIDRVRNIEPANTCITHDC, from the exons ATGGCGTCGAAGCCGTTGAACAACATCTGGATCCGTCGCCAGCAGTGTCCCTGCGGCGATTGGAAGTGCTACATCCGCCTCGAAGGAGACGAATCAACAACAACCTACAACTTAACCAAAACCGAGATCGAATCAACATCACCATCATCACCATCGCCACAACTCTCCACGCCTTACGTCGGCCAAATCTTCAGAACCGACGACGAGGCCTTCGAGTACTACACCGCCTTCGCCAGAAAAACCGGCTTCTCAATCCGCAAAGCGCGCTCCACCGAGAGCCAGAACCTAGGCGTCTACCGCAGAGACTTCGTCTGCTACCGCTCCGGATTCAACCAGCCGCGGAAGAAAGCCAACGTCGAGCATCCGCGCGAACGCAAGTCCGTTCGCTGCGGATGCGACGCGAAGCTTTATCTAAGCAAAGAAGTTACAGAAGGAGGGACGACTCAGTGGTACGTTTCGCAGTTTAGTAACGTTCATAATCACGAGCTTCTGGAAGACGAGCAGGTGAGGCTCCTCCCTGCGTACCGTAAGATCCAGCAAACCGATCAGGAGAGGATCCTCCTGCTCTCCAAAGCCGGTTTCCCCGTGAACCGGATCGTGAAGTTGTTAGAGCTCGAGAGAGGCGTGCAGTTACCTTTCATAGAGAAGGACGTTAGGAACTTCGTGAGGGCGTGTAAGAAGAGCGTTCAGGAGAGCGACGCGTTGCTTAATGAGAAAAGGGAGAGTGATTTGATGGAGCTTTTGGAGTCGTGTAAGGGGTTTGCTGAGCGGGATATTGGGTTTGTTTACGAGTTTACTTCGGATGAGAGCGGGAAAGTCGAGAGCTTGGCGTGGGCGTATGGGGAGTGTGTTCAGGGGTACTCTATGTTTGGGGATGTGGTTGTTTTCGATACGAGTTATAGGTCGATTACTTATGGTTTGCTTCTTGGGGTGTTCTTTGGGATGGATAGCAATGGGAATGCGATTCTTTTGGGGTGTGTTTTGCTTCAGGATGAGAGTTGCAGCTCGTTTACATGGGCTTTACAG ACTTTTGTTCGTTTCATGAGGGGAGGGCATCCTCAGACAATAGTGACGGATATAGATACAGGACTTAAAGATGCTATTGAGAGGGAGCTGCCAAACACCAACCATGCGGTGTTTATGTGGCACGTTGTCTCCAAACTAGGAAGCTGGTTTTCTCAGGCTCTTGGGTCGCACTATGATGAGTTTAGAGCTGGGTTTGAGATGTTGTGCCGGGCAGGGACTGTTGATGAATTTGAACAGCAGTGGGATCTACTTATCTCCCGGTTTGGTCTTGTTCCAGATAGGCATGCGGCTTTGCTTTACTCGTGCAGAGCAACCTGGTCGCCTTGTTGTGTCAGACAACATTTTTTAGCTCAAACTATGACCCCTGAGTTTAGTATGTCTATAGATTCTTTCTTGAAAAGAATTGTCGCAGAACCAACATGCATGCAAGCATTACTTGAAGAG GTCAGTGTTGCTGCAAGTCTAGCCAAGCAAATACCGCAACGAGTTCCTTATCCTACCATGAAAACATGTATGCCTATGGAAGATCACGCGAGGGCAGTTCTGACGCCTTATGCATTCAGCGTGTTACAAAATGAGATGGTTCTGTCTCTTCAGTATGCGGTAGCCGAGATGGCCAACGGTCCATACATCTTGCATCACTTCAAGAAAATGGAAGGGGAATGCTGTGTGTTCTGGAACCTGGAAAACGAGGAGATCCATTGTTCGTGCAAGGAGTTTGAGCATTCGGGAATCCTCTGCAGGCATTCTCTTCGTGTGCTGGCCGTGAAGAATTGCTTCCATATACCGGAGCAGTACTTTCTGGTGCGGTGGAGGCAGGAAAGCTCCCTTGTTACTGAAGAGAATCAAAATGGTATGGGTATTGGCGATGACTGTGTTCAAACGTTTCAGTCGCTTACTGAAACCCTCCTAACGGAGTCTATGGTCTCAAAGGATCGGTTTGATTACACTAACCAAGAACTTTCTGCACTTATCGATCGTGTAAGGAATATTGAACCTGCTAATACTTGTATCACTCATGACTGCTAA
- the LOC106323067 gene encoding protein NRT1/ PTR FAMILY 2.8-like translates to MDIESSTTHSPHVHQESTNPAPDMKHRGGWRAIKYIIANESFEKLASMSLIGNLSVYLTTKYNLGGVFLVNIINIWSGSCNFLSIPGAFVSDAYLGRFWTLLLGSISSFLGMGIIALTAALPRLRPEACKDPTNCSNPPERWQLAVLFAGLGLLAIGSGGIRPCNIAFGADQFDTDTKKGKSQLETFFNWWYFSFTVALVIALTGVVYIQTNISWVIGFVIPTACLALSVTTFLIGKHTYICAEPKGSVFADIVKVVAAACKKRKVKSGEGVTFYLGPSSDGSSATLVQDRQRLRFVEKAAVITDPNELNEEGKAKNNWRLCSVEQVKNLKCVTGILPVWVTGIACFMLTDQQNIYGILQAIQMEKTFGHNFQVPAGWMNLVSMITLAVWISLYECVILPIARQITGRKQRLNMKQRIQIGIVMGIACMLVAGFLEKARREAALKKGSFVSPVSIVMLLPQFMLAGLTEAFSAVALMEFLTVKMPEHMRAVAGAIFFLSSSIASYICTLLINVIDSVTRKEGRSWLGDKDLNKNRLEYYFFIIGGVQVLNLLYFRFFASRFVTENNKDNRDF, encoded by the exons ATGGACATTGAATCTTCTACAACCCATTCACCACATGTTCATCAAGAATCTACAAACCCAGCCCCGGACATGAAGCATAGAGGAGGATGGAGAGCAATCAAGTACATTATCG CAAACGAGTCTTTCGAGAAGCTGGCGTCGATGAGCTTGATAGGGAATCTATCGGTGTATCTCACCACAAAATACAATCTTGGTGGTGTTTTCTTGGTGAACATCATCAACATCTGGTCTGGTTCTTGCAACTTTCTTAGTATCCCAGGTGCTTTTGTCTCTGATGCTTACCTCGGAAGATTCTGGACACTTCTCCTCGGTTCCATCTCCTCTTTCCTC GGAATGGGAATAATTGCTCTAACCGCGGCTCTCCCGCGTTTAAGACCCGAGGCTTGCAAAGATCCAACAAATTGTTCAAACCCGCCCGAGCGTTGGCAGCTTGCGGTTCTCTTTGCTGGTCTAGGTTTACTAGCCATAGGATCAGGAGGAATCAGACCATGCAACATCGCATTTGGAGCAGATCAATTCGATACAGACACTAAAAAGGGCAAATCTCAGCTTGAAACGTTCTTTAACTGGTGGTACTTCTCCTTCACCGTGGCTCTTGTCATTGCACTGACAGGTGTCGTCTATATACAGACGAACATCAGTTGGGTCATTGGTTTCGTGATCCCCACGGCTTGTCTTGCACTCTCAGTCACCACCTTCCTCATTGGTAAGCACACTTACATCTGTGCGGAGCCTAAGGGAAGTGTGTTCGCAGACATTGTTAAGGTTGTTGCCGCGGCTTGTAAGAAACGTAAGGTGAAATCTGGAGAAGGTGTAACATTCTACTTAGGCCCTTCTAGTGATGGATCCTCAGCCACTTTGGTCCAAGACAGACAAAG GTTAAGGTTTGTTGAGAAAGCAGCGGTAATAACTGATCCAAACGAGTTAAACGAAGAAGGTAAGGCCAAGAACAACTGGAGATTATGCAGTGTGGAGCAAGTAAAGAACCTCAAGTGCGTGACCGGAATTTTACCAGTTTGGGTCACAGGAATCGCGTGTTTCATGCTAACTGACCAACAGAACATATACGGTATCCTTCAAGCGATTCAGATGGAGAAAACGTTCGGACATAACTTCCAGGTCCCAGCAGGATGGATGAATCTTGTCTCCATGATCACTCTTGCCGTCTGGATCTCACTATACGAGTGTGTCATTTTACCAATAGCGAGGCAAATCACAGGACGCAAACAAAGGCTAAATATGAAACAAAGGATTCAGATAGGTATCGTGATGGGGATCGCTTGTATGCTCGTGGCAGGTTTCTTGGAGAAGGCTCGAAGAGAAGCCGCTCTAAAGAAGGGCTCTTTTGTTTCTCCTGTTTCGATTGTAATGTTGCTTCCTCAGTTCATGCTTGCGGGTCTAACCGAGGCGTTTTCGGCCGTGGCTTTGATGGAGTTTCTGACGGTTAAGATGCCTGAGCATATGAGAGCTGTCGCGGGAGCTATCTTCTTTTTGAGCTCGTCGATTGCGAGCTATATATGCACACTTCTTATTAATGTTATTGATAGCGTGACACGCAAGGAAGGGCGTTCGTGGTTAGGAGATAAAGACTTGAACAAGAACAGGCTTGAGTACTATTTTTTCATAATAGGCGGCGTTCAAGTCTTGAATCTGCTTTATTTTAGGTTTTTTGCTTCCAGGTTTGTCACTGAGAACAACAAGGACAACAGAGATTTTTAG
- the LOC106322722 gene encoding fasciclin-like arabinogalactan protein 13 — translation MATIHLTLAPFLLLAAIFLSTEVTAQPAAPAPGPAGPINITAILEKGGQFVTFIRLLNTTQIGKQINIQVNSSSEGMTVFAPTDNAFQNLKPGTLNKLSPDDQVKLILYHVSPKFYTMDDLLSVSNPVRTQATGRDGGAVYGLNFTGQGNQVNVSTGVIETRVSNALRKERPLAVYVVDMVLLPEEMFGEHKISPVAPSPKSKSPAVSDDSDDSSKKAAVPSEKSGSGEMNVGLGFGLGLVMLCLKFIV, via the coding sequence ATGGCAACCATTCATCTAACTCTAGCTCCTTTCCTCCTCCTCGCCGCCATCTTCCTCTCCACGGAGGTAACTGCTCAGCCCGCAGCTCCTGCTCCTGGCCCTGCCGGTCCCATCAACATCACAGCTATCCTAGAAAAAGGCGGTCAGTTCGTTACTTTTATCCGTCTTTTAAACACAACTCAAATCGGAAAACAAATCAACATCCAAGTCAACAGTTCATCAGAAGGCATGACCGTATTCGCACCAACAGACAACGCTTTTCAAAACCTTAAACCGGGAACCCTAAACAAGTTAAGCCCTGACGACCAAGTCAAGCTCATTCTTTACCATGTTAGTCCCAAGTTCTACACAATGGATGATCTTCTCTCCGTAAGTAACCCTGTCAGAACACAAGCTACAGGGCGAGACGGTGGAGCGGTATACGGACTTAACTTCACCGGTCAAGGGAACCAAGTCAACGTATCGACCGGTGTCATCGAGACACGTGTCAGTAATGCATTAAGAAAAGAACGTCCACTTGCGGTTTACGTGGTGGACATGGTATTGTTGCCTGAAGAGATGTTTGGAGAACACAAGATCTCACCGGTGGCGCCTAGTCCAAAATCCAAATCACCTGCTGTCTCCGATGACTCAGACGACTCCTCTAAGAAAGCGGCGGTTCCGTCCGAGAAGTCTGGGTCCGGTGAGATGAACGTTGGATTAGGCTTTGGTCTTGGACTTGTTATGTTATGTTTAAAATTCATCGTTTGA